GCCTGCGCGTCCGCGCCCACGAGCAGGGACTCACGGGCGCACCCGGACTCCAGACTGCCCGGTAGGACGCGGCGGACGAGGTCGACGAACATCTCGTCAGCAGGCTCCGGTGTGAAGCGCAGCCGCTCCGACAGGGCAGGGACACGCCGGTCCGTCGCCCACTCGAAGCGGAGCCGCTCGGTGGTGAGCCGAAGGCCGGCCACCGCTGCCGCGCTCCGGCGCCAGGCCACGGCGGCTGCCACGTCCGACCGATCGCGCCAGTCGGGTGGGAGGAACAGGTGGAACGGCGGCGCGACTGCCAGGCCACCCGCGGCGAAGACCTGGTGCGCGGCGGTGAGCAGGGCGGCGGCGATCGCGGTGCGAGGATCGGCGGAGTGCGACGCCGCCCACGGCGTACGGCGACGGGAATCGGAGAGCGACGCAACGGGTGAGGGTGCCGCGAAGAGGGCATCGAGACTGCTCGGGAACGTGTCCCAGGGCCGACCCCACCAGATGGCGAGCGCCATTGGTGCCCGGCCCGGGCCCGGCTCCGCTACCCAGATCCAGCCAGGTCGGTACTCGCCGGTGGCCAGGCGGGAGCGAACCAGATCCGCAGAGACTGCGGTCGAGGAATCCGGCCGGACGTGGGCCAGGACAGCGTCGAGTTCTTGCAGAACGATCGGACGGAAGATCACAGTGCCTCCGGGAACGGTGAGTTGGAGGCGCGGAACCCGATCGTGACGGTCCGGCGCGACTACGCGGGAACGGACCGCCCGGAATCGGCGGAGATCGGGGGCGCCGTGGAGCGGATGTCGATTATCGGGACCATCACGGGCCTCCTTCCGATTACGTCAATGCAGGGCAGTCGAGAGCGTAGAGCAAGCGCGTGGCGCCGGATCTGGAACTGATCCATCGTCAGTGATTCCAGAGGTTAGAACCGGCGGTGGATAGCTTGCAAATCATTTATTGAGGTCGATATTTGAGAAGCCTTCGGCACCACGCATCACCCGGATGTGGCGGGGAATCGTTTTTGCTCTCAAGGAGACGAGGGGGAGCGAAGCCGTCAGGTGCTCGGTCCTGGGCAGGGGGGCAGACCCCGATTGCGTCGTTCACTCGCTGGCTGATCTCGCGGAGCTGCTTGTGCTGCTCCTTGGTGAGCTGGTCCACCAGCAGCCGCCGCACCTCGGCGACGTGCCCCGGTGCCGTGGCCACCACTTTCTCCCAGCTTCCAGGCGCTTGGCGGTGTGGGAGAGCCGGGAGAGCGAACAGGCGGCGAATTCGGCGAGGTCACTGATCCGCAGTGTTCGTCCAGGAGTCATCGAGAGGCCGGCCAGCACCTGGTACCCGAAGTGCGACATGCCCGCGGCGGGCTGCAACTGGGCGTCCAGCGCGGCGGGGAGGCGTACGGGCATGCTTGCCCATGGACAGGCAGGTCTGCTGTTCCTCGTCCTGACAGCCAGCGGGGCTCGTCGGCGCTCAGGGAAGCCGCCCTGGTCCTGTTCTGTGTCGCCTTCCTCGCCTCTGGCCTGTCGAACGGCGTCCAGCCTCGCGAGAGGCTGGTTGCAGCCGGCACGGGGTGGGCGGCAGAGGTGTCCCCGAAGGCGCTGAAGGCGCTCGGCGCGCTCGGGTTGGTGCTGCGGGTCGCTGTGAACACCGCGCCCGGCCTGGTGGGTTGGGCTGCGGTGAGGCTGGCGGTGACGATGCTCGGTGCGGTTGTCGTACACGTCAGGACGGGGCGCTGAAGACCGCGGCTCCCAGCGTGGTGCTGCTGATTCTTGCCGCGGCGGTGGCGTGGGGACGGTTCGGCCCGTATCAGTTCTGAGCTGTGCGCTGGGCGGTGAAGCCCTGATCGGACGGCGGTCTGCCATGCGGACCGCCGTCCGGCGTTATTGGCGGCCTGGTGAACCAGGTGCGACTGCTGCCCGTCGCGGCAGGGCTGGGTTTCAGTGCGACGGACGGTCAGACTCGGCCCACCAATGCGAAACCGGCGCCGGTGACGGCGGAGCGGATCTCCTCGTCATTCAACGGCTCTGCGGACTCGACGGTGACCTGGCCCGAGCGGGCGTCGGCGCTGACGTCGGTGACGCCGGGCAGTGCGGTCAAGCCGGCCGTGACGGTCCGTTCGCAGTGGCCGCAGCTCATTCCCTCGACGGTGAAGACAGCGGTGGTGGACATTGAGGTACCTCCGTGGGCGGGTCGGGCCAGGGGTTGGCCGCTCGGGCGGCCGAGGGTCGCCGTAAAGCTCAACGCACCGGGTCGGGGCTGGGCTTCGGGACACGCCGACCTTTGCCCCCATCGAGTGGCGCTCCGGACGGCGTCGGATCACGGGCGCGCGGCAGCGGCACCGTAACTGAAGGCCGAAGAGGAGATATTCATATTAATCTGTCAGCCCTTATGGAGAATTTATTGTTGATTCTCGGGCGATCTGACTATGGTCGGGCTCACTGAATTCCTCGGCGGTGGTGGATGAGTGCTGATGGCGGATTGGAGCAGCCATGGTGGTGGAGGTTTTCGCCAGCCTCTGGCAGGTTCGGGCTTCGGCGAGGAGGTGTGTGAACGTATTCAGGTCGAACCGGGTCGGTGGATGTGGGCTGCATTCCCGCCGGAAGACCTCATGCCCCGAATCGACCGTCCCCCGTGCTCCACCGGTATGCGGTGGTCCCTGCACTCCAAGAGGCATAACCACGAGCCCGGCCATCTGCCCTGTCGGCACGCCTTCACGCCTGGGCACCGGAGCCTCGAAGCCGTCGAAAACGGATGGCCGACAGCCTCGCGCCCGGTCATCCTGACCCAATGGGAGACAGAGCCAATGTCATCGTGGTCCGTGAAAACGGCATACATGAGCTGTACCGGACCGGTTGGGCGGTCGGAATCGATCTCGACCTGCTGGAAGGGCCGACGCCGGTGCTTGCGATGCTTCCCGAACTCCGCCAAGACGGCTGGTGGTTGGACGACATCATGGCCCAGGGCGGGATACTGCTCGACCTCGGCCGGAAGGTTCTCCTGTTATTCGCCTGGGAAGGGCCCAGCACTGAGCTCCGTCACCGCGCGGCGATGTTCGGGCTGATCCGAGCTGCGTGGCCGGGCTGGGAGGTCCGCTGGCTGTATGACGGCCCGGCCGAACTGCGTGGGTATGTCGGGCTGGACCCGGAGTACGTCCGCTGCCGCGATTCGGACCTGTCTTTGGCCCCGTTCCTCGCCCCCGACGACGAGGACTTGGCCGGGCCCGACCCGGGCGGTGTGGTGATCACGGT
The DNA window shown above is from Streptomyces sp. TLI_171 and carries:
- a CDS encoding heavy-metal-associated domain-containing protein, with the translated sequence MSTTAVFTVEGMSCGHCERTVTAGLTALPGVTDVSADARSGQVTVESAEPLNDEEIRSAVTGAGFALVGRV
- a CDS encoding DoxX family protein; translated protein: MRHARGGLQLGVQRGGEAYGHACPWTGRSAVPRPDSQRGSSALREAALVLFCVAFLASGLSNGVQPRERLVAAGTGWAAEVSPKALKALGALGLVLRVAVNTAPGLVGWAAVRLAVTMLGAVVVHVRTGR
- a CDS encoding GNAT family N-acetyltransferase translates to MIFRPIVLQELDAVLAHVRPDSSTAVSADLVRSRLATGEYRPGWIWVAEPGPGRAPMALAIWWGRPWDTFPSSLDALFAAPSPVASLSDSRRRTPWAASHSADPRTAIAAALLTAAHQVFAAGGLAVAPPFHLFLPPDWRDRSDVAAAVAWRRSAAAVAGLRLTTERLRFEWATDRRVPALSERLRFTPEPADEMFVDLVRRVLPGSLESGCARESLLVGADAQARSEVAFYRQEMLGKRAWWRIARTTTGQVVGFGIPSRNSAVPTVGHLGVLPEFRGRGFAAEILAEVTRILAVETDSPVIRGDTDASNHPMVGAFELVGYRDHARRLVLSAD